In Mytilus trossulus isolate FHL-02 chromosome 6, PNRI_Mtr1.1.1.hap1, whole genome shotgun sequence, a single window of DNA contains:
- the LOC134721654 gene encoding uncharacterized protein LOC134721654, whose translation MTVVCTGSTTASIAWIPDKTVVPGENFTVKYKTNTGQIQLFPFEEPSTKDDIYLLQVDSLAPSTKYTFTLESKNGLGRAESNEYTCTTMAASEESGVSGALIGGVVLISIALLLIIIVIALILLRKFRILTTDLPSPPCGCPNCITTCIQRIARLSKKDEGPYMNTVHTNYVNTTINGPQEGDVNTEVTNDDNGSDKPYDDLVRRTSNSSEKPYDNLHMSPTGTQNDSSSHYANYENVKKMKKKNEKVALKPPPVKQKPKKKLKQLT comes from the exons atgacagTTGTGTGTACGGGTTCGACGACAGCGTCAATTGCTTGGATTCCAGATAAGACAGTAGTTCCTGGTGAAAATTTTACAgtgaaatacaaaacaaacaccgGACAAATACAACTATTCCCTTTTGAAGAACCGTCAACTAAGGATGACATATATTTGCTACAAGTAGACAGTCTCGCCCCATCTACAAAGTATACATTTACATTGGAATCCAAAAATGGTTTAGGACGAGCTGAATCGAATGAGTACACATGCACAACTATGG CTGCATCAGAGGAGTCTGGAGTTAGTGGTGCTCTAATAGGAGGAGTTGTATTGATATCAATTGCGCTACTGCTAATCATAATAGTCATTGCGTTGATTTTACTACGCA agTTTAGAATACTCACAACTGATCTTCCTAGTCCCCCCTGTGGATGTCCAAATTGTATAACGACGTGCATCCAAAGAATTGCAAG GTTATCAAAGAAAGATGAAGGTCCATATATGAATACAGTACACACAAACTATGTAAACACTACCATCAATGGACCACAAG agGGCGATGTCAATACAGAAGTCACAAATGATGACAATGGAAG CGATAAGCCTTATGATGATCTTGTAAGAAGAACTTCGAACTCCTCGGAAAAACCATACGATAACTTACACATGTCTCCAACAG GTACACAAAATGATTCATCGTCACATTATGCTAATtatgaaaatgtgaaaaaaatgaagaagaaaaacgaAAAAGTTGCACTGAAACCTCCTCCAGTGAAACAGAAgccaaaaaagaaattaaaacagtTAACCTAA